Genomic segment of Streptosporangium sp. NBC_01755:
TCCGAGCGTCCGGCGGGCGGTTACCGCGGTGGCGAGCGGCGCGAGCCGTTCCGCGCAGACCGTCCGGCCCCGGCCGGCGGCGGTTTCCGCTCCGAGCGTCCCGCGGGCGAGCGCGAGCCCTTCCGCGGTGACCGTCAGGGCGGCGGCTTCCGCGGCGGCGAGTTCCGCGCCGACGGCCGCGGCTCCGCCCCGCGCGGCGGCAGCCGCTACGGCCGCTGATCACCTCGTAGGGCCTCCAAGAGATAACCCGGTGAGAACCCCGAAGGGGCCGGTACGGCGCACGCCGTACCGGCCCCTTCGGGGTTCTCCGGCCGGAGTCGTCACCGACTCGGTCGCGGGACGGTCGACCGGAGTGGTGATCTCCGGAGAGCAGCCGGCGGCTCGCGGCACGCGCGGGTGGACCCGCACACGTTTGGGTCGGCGAGCCCGTTAGGCTTGACGCGCACATCCGACGACGCCGAGAGAGATCATGAAGACCTTCGAAGAGCTGTACGCCGAGCTGTCCGACAAGGCGCGCACCCGGCCCGAGGGCTCGGGCACCGTGGCCGCGCTGGACGCCGGGGTCCATGCCATCGGCAAGAAGGTCGTGGAGGAGGCCGCCGAGAGCTGGATGGCGGCCGAGCACGAGTCGAACGAACGGGCGGCCGAGGAGATCTCCCAGCTCCTCTACCACGTGCAGGTCCTCATGATCGCCAAGGGGATCGGGCTGGACGAGGTCTACAAGCATCTGTGAGCCGGTGCGCCCGGCTTCCGGTCCGTAGGCAGATCCCGTCCACACATAAGGAACCCAGCCATGCTTCGCATCGCCGTACCGAACAAGGGCGCCCTCACCGAGGCCGCCCAGACGATACTCAAGGAAGCCGGATACCGCGCCCGCAAGGACAGCAAGGAGCTCGTGGTCGTCGACCCGGAGAACTCCTGCGAGCTGTTCTTCCTGCGGCCCAAGGACATCGCCGTCTATGTCGGCGAGGGCACCCTGGAGGCCGGGATCACCGGCCGCGACATGCTCCACGACTCCGGGGCACAGGTCGAGGAGATCATCCCGCTCGGTTTCGGCCGCTCCACCTTCCGCTTCGCCGCGAACCCGGGTGACTTCGACTCCGCCGCCGACCTCAAGGGCAGGCGCATCGCCACCTCCTACAAGGGCCTGCTGGAGTCCTACCTGGCCGAGCAGGGCGTCGACGCCCGGGTGATCAAGCTGGACGGCGCCGTCGAGACCGCCATCCGGCTGGGCGTGGCCGATGCCGTGGCCGACGTCGTGGAGACCGGCACCACGCTGCGCAACATCGGCCTGGAGGTGTTCGGCGAGCCGATCGCCCACTCCGAGGGTGTGCTGATCAAGCGGATCGGCGCCGTGCAGACCCCGGGCCTGCAGCAGCTCGTCCGCCGCCTGCAGGGCGTGCTGATGGCGCGTGACTACGTGATGATGGACTACGACATCCGCGCCGAGCGGATCGAGGAGGCCATCGCCCTCACCCCCGGGATGGAGGGTCCCACGGTCTCCCCGCTGCACCGGGAGGGCTGGGTCGCGGTCCGGGCCATGGTCCCGCGCAAGGGGCACCAGCAGGTCATGGACCAGCTCTGGGAGATCGGCGCCAAGGCCATCCTGGTGACCGCCATCTTCGCCTGCCGGATCTGACCCGGCGCGCCGCGGGGACGCCCGCCTCACGGCGCGCCTGACCGCTGTCCCTGCGGTGCCTGTCGGTCCGGGTCTGCGGCGGTGTCCCGGATCTGACAAATGTCACTTCCAACGGCGGGACGGACGAGCGTCCGTCCCGCCTCCGGCGGCTGTCGGGGATCTCCATCGGCCTGGTCTACCGGTGCTTCCCGATGCTTCCCGATGCTTCCCGGTGCTTCCCGGTGCTTCCCGGTGCTGGAGATCGTCGCCGGCGAGCTGGACGGCGCCCGTGCCGCCCTGGAGGCGGCGGGGACGCGGCTGACGATTCCGTAAGACGCACGCCCGCAACCGCATCGAGGCGGTCGAGCGCGCCCGGACCCAGGGCCGGCTCTGAGGCGGGTTCACGAGGAGAGTGCCGCGGCCTCCTCGGCCTCGATCTGCTCGTTCCACTCGCGCTTGGAGGAGCGCCATGCCTCGTCGTCGCGGCCCAGGCGCCAGTAGCCCGAGATGGACAGCTGGGACAGCGGGATGCCGCGCTCGGTGCGCAGGTGGCGCCTGAGCTCGCGGACGAAGCCCGCCTCGCCGTGGACGAAGGCGTGCACGGTGCCGTCGGGGAAGTCCAGTTCACGGACCGCCCTGACCAGCCGCTCACCGAACGGGGCACCCATGCGGTGTAGCCAGACGATCTTCACGTCGCCAGGGGAGTCGAGTCGCTGCTCCTCCCCGGGGTCCTCGATCTCGATGAAGGCCCAGGCCCGAGCCCCGGCGGGAAGGTGCCCCAGGGAGGCGGCGATGGCCGGCAGCGCGCTCTCGTCTCCCGCGAACAGGTGCCAGCCGGCTTCCGGATCGGGGGTGTAGGCCCCACCCGGGCCGAAGAAACAGATCTCCTCACCCGGTTGGACCCGGTCGGCCCACGGCCCCGCGAGGCCGCTGTCGCCGTGGTGGACGAAGTCGATCGTCAGCTCGCCCGCGTCGGCGTCCCAGTGGCGGACGGTGTAGGTGCGGGTGGTGGGCCACTGCTCGCGGGGCAGGTCACGGCGGATCGCCTCCAGATCGAACGGCTGCGGGTAGCTCACCCCCGCCGGGGCGAACAGCAGCTTCACGTAGTGGTCCGTGTACTCGTCCGCGTGGAAACCGGCAAGCCCCTGGCCGCCGAGCACCACCCGGATCATGTGCGGGGTGAGCCGTTCGACCCGCTGGACCCGGACGCTCGTCACCTTGCGCGCGGGTTTCTCGTCTGCCATACGCCACTCCGGGGGAGTCAAAGTTAGGTGAACCTAACTCGTACCATACGTCACCGAAGTGCGGTGATGGTGTCCGCCGCCCGGCCTGTCCGCTCCGGGGCGGTGATCGCTGCTGTGAATCTACTTTGTAAAGGCGTCGGGGCCGGTGCGGAAACCCCACGATCCCGGATGCCGGCGAGCCGGGCCGTGCCTCAGTGGCGCATGGACGCGACCTGGCGGATCAGGTCGGAGACCCGCACGATGCCCATGCAGCGGCCGACCTCGTCGGTGACCACCAGGTCGTCGTAGACGCGCTCGGCGTCGCGCCCCGCGACCTGCATGGCCGCGATGGCGGAGGTCGTCTTGGGAACCGCGCGGGCGGGGTCGGCCAGCCGTCCGGCGGGTTTCCTGCCGTGCAGGGCGTGGCCGAACCGGCCGGAGATCGACAGCAGGAAGCGGCTACGGTCGAGGCTGCCCCTGGGACGCTGGTACTCGTCGACGAGGACCACGCTGGTGATGGACGGCTCGCCGCCGAAGGCGTTGATCACGGCCTCGGCGGTGGCCTCGTAGGGCAGGGTCACCGCGGGTAGCAGGAACTCCTGGACGCGTGGACCGAGCGTGAACCGAGACGGCTCCTGCTCGACGACCGGGAGCGGCACGTGCACCCGGCCGGACGGTCCGGGGGTCAGCAGCGGGCCCTGTGCGAGCCGTACCCCCCAGCCGCGGAGTGCGGAGAGCTGGGCCTCGTCGCTCACGCCGGAGGCCAGCACGTGCGCGCCCGCCTCCCTGGCGAGCCGGGCCAGACCCTCGCCGATCGCGGTGCGGCGCGGGTCGCGGGGCACCTGGGCGATCAGGTCCGGGGAGATCACCGCCAGGTACGGTGCGGCGTCGGCGAGAAGGTCCAGCGGGATGTGCCCGGTGCCCAGGTCGCCCACCGCGATGAGGTAGCCGATGGCGCGCAGGCCGTCCAGGCCGACGATCAGGGAGCGGCGCTCGAACTGGGCGAAGTCGCCCCGTACGGTGAGGATCACCTCGCGGGGTCGCCGCCCGGACGCGCGGAGGGCCTCGTGGAGCGGTGCCAGTGCGGCCGTGCCGCCGATCACCGCGACCGTCGGCAGGGTCAGCACCAGCGGGAGCAGGGTCTCGCCGGCGGCGGCGTCGTGCACCGTCTGGATCGTGGTGGAGATGTTCCCGCGGCCCTCGCCTCCCGCCTGGAGTGCGATGACGCCTCCGGTGTCGAGGTCGACGACAGGCGTGAGGCTCGCGGGGGCCGCTGCGGAGGCCTGCGGGTTGACGTGCGCTCTGGTCGTCACATTCAGAAGGATGGGGGTTGCTGTGGCATCACAGAAGCAACGTGCAGCGATGTTCACTGATATTTCGCTGTTCGTTGGATTTGGTCGGCGAGATCGTGTGTTCCGCGAGGTCAGCCGGTAGTGTCGCGTTTCATGACGTCGCGACCGGCCAAGGGGGGAGGCCGC
This window contains:
- a CDS encoding phosphoribosyl-ATP diphosphatase, with protein sequence MKTFEELYAELSDKARTRPEGSGTVAALDAGVHAIGKKVVEEAAESWMAAEHESNERAAEEISQLLYHVQVLMIAKGIGLDEVYKHL
- the hisG gene encoding ATP phosphoribosyltransferase, with the protein product MLRIAVPNKGALTEAAQTILKEAGYRARKDSKELVVVDPENSCELFFLRPKDIAVYVGEGTLEAGITGRDMLHDSGAQVEEIIPLGFGRSTFRFAANPGDFDSAADLKGRRIATSYKGLLESYLAEQGVDARVIKLDGAVETAIRLGVADAVADVVETGTTLRNIGLEVFGEPIAHSEGVLIKRIGAVQTPGLQQLVRRLQGVLMARDYVMMDYDIRAERIEEAIALTPGMEGPTVSPLHREGWVAVRAMVPRKGHQQVMDQLWEIGAKAILVTAIFACRI
- a CDS encoding siderophore-interacting protein, with product MADEKPARKVTSVRVQRVERLTPHMIRVVLGGQGLAGFHADEYTDHYVKLLFAPAGVSYPQPFDLEAIRRDLPREQWPTTRTYTVRHWDADAGELTIDFVHHGDSGLAGPWADRVQPGEEICFFGPGGAYTPDPEAGWHLFAGDESALPAIAASLGHLPAGARAWAFIEIEDPGEEQRLDSPGDVKIVWLHRMGAPFGERLVRAVRELDFPDGTVHAFVHGEAGFVRELRRHLRTERGIPLSQLSISGYWRLGRDDEAWRSSKREWNEQIEAEEAAALSS
- a CDS encoding EAL domain-containing protein; translation: MTTRAHVNPQASAAAPASLTPVVDLDTGGVIALQAGGEGRGNISTTIQTVHDAAAGETLLPLVLTLPTVAVIGGTAALAPLHEALRASGRRPREVILTVRGDFAQFERRSLIVGLDGLRAIGYLIAVGDLGTGHIPLDLLADAAPYLAVISPDLIAQVPRDPRRTAIGEGLARLAREAGAHVLASGVSDEAQLSALRGWGVRLAQGPLLTPGPSGRVHVPLPVVEQEPSRFTLGPRVQEFLLPAVTLPYEATAEAVINAFGGEPSITSVVLVDEYQRPRGSLDRSRFLLSISGRFGHALHGRKPAGRLADPARAVPKTTSAIAAMQVAGRDAERVYDDLVVTDEVGRCMGIVRVSDLIRQVASMRH